One Natrarchaeobaculum sulfurireducens genomic window carries:
- a CDS encoding hybrid sensor histidine kinase/response regulator produces the protein MDHVDSLGAALESLEERTPDVILLDLMLPDTRGIATVERVSKYAPDVPIVVLTGQDETDVGVDAVQHGAQEYLSKGDLTGETLLRTVRYAIERSRYQRKLIDRNHRLAALNQIVRQDIRNDLSMIIGLGDQLRHGVDPNNEDAVEMLLDAAQHAVDLTDTAATVIDVISADDVEREPCDLYVVLETEVSRLRRERDVDVTLERRDTGDGPVIVSASPMLGSVFKHLLANAVDHSDRSTPAVTVIVETTPEEVTVEIKDDGIGIPDAQKQVLTDPNARFDDRSGMGVGLYLVTTLLESFDGRLEIDDNHPRGARVIVSLDHGSHPRD, from the coding sequence ACGTCGACTCTCTGGGAGCTGCCCTCGAGTCCCTCGAGGAGCGCACTCCGGACGTGATTTTACTCGATCTCATGCTCCCTGATACTCGGGGCATCGCGACAGTTGAGCGAGTGAGCAAATACGCGCCAGACGTTCCGATCGTTGTACTGACTGGCCAGGACGAAACGGACGTCGGTGTCGACGCAGTCCAGCACGGCGCACAGGAGTACCTGTCTAAGGGGGACCTCACTGGTGAGACGCTTTTGCGCACAGTTAGATATGCGATTGAGCGATCGCGGTACCAACGAAAATTGATTGACCGAAATCATCGACTCGCAGCGTTGAATCAAATCGTCAGACAAGACATCAGAAACGACCTGAGTATGATCATCGGCCTGGGCGACCAGCTCCGACACGGTGTCGACCCGAACAACGAGGATGCAGTCGAGATGTTGCTGGACGCTGCCCAGCACGCTGTCGACCTCACCGACACGGCGGCAACTGTGATCGATGTCATTTCCGCCGACGACGTCGAACGCGAGCCCTGCGACCTGTATGTCGTCCTCGAGACCGAAGTTTCGCGACTCCGCCGTGAACGTGACGTCGACGTCACGCTCGAGCGACGCGATACTGGTGACGGCCCGGTAATCGTCTCTGCCTCGCCAATGCTCGGATCGGTGTTCAAACACCTGCTCGCAAACGCCGTCGACCACTCGGATCGATCGACACCAGCGGTGACGGTGATCGTCGAGACGACGCCCGAGGAAGTAACGGTCGAGATCAAAGATGATGGCATCGGTATTCCCGACGCACAAAAACAGGTGCTCACCGATCCGAACGCCCGTTTCGACGACCGGTCGGGAATGGGTGTCGGTCTGTACCTGGTCACAACCCTGCTCGAGTCGTTCGACGGAAGACTCGAGATCGACGACAACCACCCCCGCGGGGCTCGGGTAATCGTCTCGCTCGACCACGGGTCCCACCCTCGAGACTGA